In a genomic window of Mycolicibacter heraklionensis:
- a CDS encoding CPBP family intramembrane glutamic endopeptidase produces MTEPATPRRALRLEIVLVLAVTYGLSALTAILQLTDAVLRDLSSQRIPLNPRRSYFDLIDLGLNAAWAVQLIAWGALALYLLWRSGFTPARIGLNGWPRRTDLAGALGLAALIGLPGLGLYLLARTLGLNADVVPAAINDTWWRAPMLVVIAFANAFAEEVIVVGYLLTRLRQLRVSPRVALACSALLRGAYHLYQGFGAGLGNIAMGLVFGYTWQRTGRLWPLVLAHALIDTVAFVGYALFADKLGWLR; encoded by the coding sequence GTGACCGAGCCGGCGACCCCCCGACGCGCGCTGCGCCTGGAGATCGTCCTGGTACTGGCGGTCACCTACGGGCTCAGCGCCCTCACCGCGATCCTGCAGCTCACCGACGCGGTGCTGCGTGACCTCAGCTCCCAGCGGATTCCCCTGAACCCGCGCCGGTCCTATTTCGACCTGATCGATCTCGGTCTCAACGCCGCCTGGGCCGTGCAACTGATCGCCTGGGGTGCGCTGGCGCTGTACCTGCTGTGGCGCAGCGGATTCACGCCCGCCCGCATCGGGCTGAACGGGTGGCCCCGCCGCACCGATCTGGCCGGCGCACTCGGCCTGGCCGCCCTGATCGGCTTGCCCGGGCTGGGCCTGTACCTGCTGGCACGGACCCTGGGCCTCAACGCCGACGTCGTTCCCGCGGCGATCAACGACACCTGGTGGCGTGCGCCGATGCTGGTCGTGATCGCATTCGCCAACGCGTTCGCCGAGGAAGTGATCGTGGTCGGCTACCTGCTGACCCGGCTACGGCAGCTGCGGGTTTCGCCGCGGGTGGCGCTGGCCTGTTCAGCACTGTTGCGCGGCGCCTACCACCTCTATCAGGGGTTCGGCGCCGGGCTGGGCAACATCGCCATGGGGCTGGTGTTCGGCTACACCTGGCAGCGCACCGGACGGCTGTGGCCGCTGGTCCTGGCGCACGCACTGATCGACACTGTGGCGTTCGTCGGGTACGCGCTGTTCGCCGACAAGCTGGGATGGCTGCGCTAG
- a CDS encoding glycerophosphodiester phosphodiesterase: protein MTPAGDVVSEHPFVVAHRGASIDRPEHTLAAYDLALQEGADGVECDVRLTSDGHLVCVHDRRVDRTSSGAGVVSEMTLSQLQRLDYGGWHRNGQTGSPEGAGIGDTGLLTLDALVALVLDWHRPVKIFIETKHPVRYGSMVEREVLALLHRFGLAAPASASRSRAVVMSFSAAAVWRIRRAAPLLPTVLLGSGARYLGGGAATTVGATAIGPSIDTLREHPELVDQAAARGRALYCWTVDRNEDVDFCRDIGVAWIATNQPARTKARLRAG, encoded by the coding sequence ATGACACCGGCCGGTGATGTCGTCTCGGAACACCCGTTCGTGGTCGCACACCGGGGTGCCTCCATCGACCGCCCGGAACACACCCTGGCCGCCTACGACTTGGCGTTGCAGGAGGGGGCTGACGGCGTCGAGTGCGATGTACGGCTGACCAGTGACGGTCACCTGGTCTGCGTGCACGATCGTCGGGTGGACCGGACCTCCAGTGGGGCCGGGGTGGTCAGCGAGATGACGCTGTCGCAACTGCAGCGCCTCGACTACGGCGGGTGGCACCGCAATGGGCAGACCGGTTCGCCGGAGGGCGCCGGAATCGGCGACACCGGCCTGCTCACTCTCGACGCGCTGGTTGCGCTGGTTCTGGACTGGCACCGGCCGGTGAAGATCTTCATCGAGACCAAACATCCGGTGCGATACGGCTCGATGGTCGAGCGCGAGGTGCTCGCACTGCTGCATCGATTTGGGCTCGCCGCGCCGGCATCGGCTTCACGGTCGCGGGCGGTGGTCATGTCGTTCTCCGCGGCGGCGGTGTGGCGGATTCGCCGGGCTGCGCCCCTGCTCCCGACGGTCCTGCTCGGGTCGGGTGCCCGTTATCTGGGTGGCGGCGCGGCGACGACGGTCGGTGCCACCGCGATCGGTCCGTCGATCGACACGCTGCGGGAACATCCGGAGTTGGTGGACCAGGCCGCCGCGCGGGGCCGCGCGCTGTACTGCTGGACCGTCGACCGCAACGAGGACGTCGACTTCTGTAGGGATATCGGGGTCGCGTGGATAGCGACGAATCAGCCCGCCCGAACCAAGGCGCGGTTGCGGGCGGGCTGA
- a CDS encoding ferritin: protein MIETDSHKTKFHALLQEQIYHEFTAAQQYVAVAVYFDGEDLPQLAKFFYAQAVEERNHAMMMVQYLLDRGIRVEIPGVDGVRNQFDAARDALALTLEQERTVTEQISRLTSVARDEGDHLGEQFMQWFLREQIEEVALMTRLLRVADRAGHNLFELETFIAREITVGQESGAPRIAGG from the coding sequence ATGATCGAGACCGACAGCCATAAGACGAAATTCCACGCGCTGCTTCAAGAGCAGATCTACCACGAATTCACCGCGGCGCAGCAATACGTTGCGGTCGCGGTTTATTTCGACGGCGAGGATTTACCACAATTGGCGAAGTTCTTTTACGCCCAGGCGGTCGAGGAACGCAACCACGCGATGATGATGGTGCAGTACCTGCTCGACCGCGGCATCCGCGTCGAGATTCCCGGCGTCGACGGGGTACGCAACCAGTTCGACGCGGCGCGGGATGCACTGGCACTGACGCTCGAGCAGGAGCGCACCGTCACCGAGCAGATCAGCCGGCTCACCAGCGTCGCGCGCGATGAGGGCGATCACCTCGGTGAACAGTTCATGCAGTGGTTCCTGCGCGAGCAGATCGAGGAGGTGGCCCTGATGACCCGGCTGCTACGGGTCGCCGACCGCGCGGGGCACAACCTGTTCGAATTGGAGACCTTCATCGCACGCGAGATCACGGTGGGCCAAGAGAGCGGCGCGCCGCGTATCGCCGGCGGGTAA
- a CDS encoding metallopeptidase family protein codes for MSVAMDPRRFDDLVSDALDLIPAELAAAFDNVVILVEDRNTEEPDLLGLYEGVALTERDSSYAGSLPDTITIYRDALLEMCESDDEVVDEVRITVIHEIAHHFGIDDDRLHELGWG; via the coding sequence GTGAGTGTCGCGATGGACCCGCGCCGGTTCGACGATCTCGTCTCCGACGCGCTGGACCTGATCCCGGCCGAGCTGGCCGCCGCCTTCGACAACGTGGTGATCCTGGTCGAGGACCGCAACACCGAGGAGCCCGATCTGCTCGGGCTCTACGAAGGGGTGGCGTTGACCGAGCGTGATTCCAGCTATGCGGGGTCGCTGCCGGACACCATCACCATCTACCGGGATGCGCTGCTGGAGATGTGCGAGTCCGACGACGAGGTCGTCGACGAGGTCAGGATCACCGTGATCCATGAGATCGCCCATCACTTCGGCATCGACGACGACCGGCTGCACGAACTGGGCTGGGGCTGA
- a CDS encoding LCP family protein, with product MNGDRGPGQPWHLPPPPRREPPPLLYRDPYGRPGSAAPPPRVVRPPVPHPAPPAAEPRRRPAPPPAPRPPIPRTPASRRRRSWPLRLAALALLGALLATAGLVGAAAWLDTALQRTAAFSDYADRPGPGRGTTWLLVGTDSRADLTPQEQQDLSTGGDIGDGRTDTVLLVHLPGPGSESPATVVSLPRDSYVTIPGYGEDKINAAYTLGGAALLTRTVEQATGLRLDHYLEIGFGGFAALVDALGGVTLCPDEPIDDPLAGLNLQAGCQQLAGAAALGYVRSRATPRADLDRMAHQRLFLSALLARIADPVVWLNPLRWYAVPHAAAHAVTVDDGSGVVDLAALGWALRGATTMQTVPIGEFVYTDVGDAVVWDHAQAAQLFDALRRDTPPASSANN from the coding sequence GTGAACGGCGATCGCGGGCCGGGCCAGCCCTGGCACCTTCCACCGCCGCCGCGTCGGGAGCCGCCACCGCTGCTGTACCGCGACCCCTATGGCCGGCCGGGCTCTGCCGCGCCGCCGCCGCGGGTCGTCCGGCCGCCGGTACCCCACCCCGCACCACCTGCTGCAGAACCGCGCCGGCGCCCGGCGCCCCCACCCGCGCCGCGCCCACCAATACCGCGCACGCCCGCTTCGCGCCGGCGGCGATCCTGGCCGCTCCGGCTGGCGGCGCTTGCTCTGCTGGGGGCCTTGCTCGCCACGGCGGGCCTGGTGGGGGCCGCGGCCTGGCTCGACACCGCGCTGCAACGCACCGCGGCGTTCTCCGATTACGCCGACCGTCCAGGGCCGGGCCGCGGGACAACATGGCTGTTGGTCGGTACGGACAGCCGCGCCGATCTCACACCCCAGGAGCAGCAGGACCTGAGCACCGGCGGCGACATCGGCGACGGGCGCACCGACACGGTGTTGCTCGTCCACCTGCCCGGCCCGGGTTCAGAGTCGCCGGCCACGGTGGTGTCTCTGCCGCGCGACTCCTACGTCACGATCCCCGGCTACGGCGAAGACAAGATCAACGCCGCATACACCCTCGGCGGCGCTGCCCTGCTGACCCGGACGGTGGAGCAGGCCACCGGCTTACGGCTGGACCACTATCTCGAGATCGGATTCGGCGGTTTCGCCGCGCTCGTCGATGCTCTCGGCGGCGTCACCCTGTGCCCGGACGAACCGATCGACGACCCCTTGGCCGGGCTGAATCTGCAAGCCGGCTGCCAGCAGCTGGCCGGTGCGGCCGCGCTGGGCTACGTGCGTAGCCGGGCCACGCCGCGCGCCGACTTGGACCGGATGGCCCACCAGCGACTGTTCCTGTCGGCGCTGCTGGCCCGTATCGCCGATCCGGTCGTTTGGCTCAACCCGCTGCGCTGGTACGCCGTGCCGCACGCCGCCGCACACGCGGTGACCGTAGACGACGGCTCCGGCGTCGTGGACCTGGCGGCGCTGGGCTGGGCGCTGCGTGGCGCCACCACCATGCAGACCGTGCCGATCGGCGAGTTCGTTTACACCGACGTCGGCGACGCGGTGGTGTGGGACCACGCCCAGGCCGCCCAGTTATTCGATGCATTGCGTCGCGATACACCACCCGCATCGAGCGCCAACAATTGA
- a CDS encoding DUF2470 domain-containing protein produces MATTTAATVPTSAERIRSACIRGQALLAIADSADTAPVNAPVCHLLRDGSVVVAVPLGDPVAQAAVDSGVQAMLELTDHAPLRLRERVRALAWIRGLLRPVPDREIAILLDRIAAVDPNPALLQVVSPRSASHSRDIGAPDSSDSDVDYALLRLTPESAVLADATGAEAVDVHELLAARPDPFCAIEAHWLQHLDSAHPDMVARLAAAKLPPQLRRGQARPLAVDRYGMWLRVEAPEGDRDVRLSFPRPVEDVLSLNRAVRALMGCPFLNGLQARRQEQ; encoded by the coding sequence ATGGCCACGACTACAGCAGCAACCGTCCCGACGTCCGCCGAGCGGATTCGCAGCGCCTGCATCCGGGGCCAAGCACTCTTGGCGATCGCCGACTCCGCCGACACCGCGCCGGTCAACGCACCGGTCTGCCACCTGCTGCGGGACGGGTCCGTCGTGGTTGCGGTCCCCCTCGGGGACCCGGTCGCCCAAGCCGCCGTCGACTCCGGCGTGCAGGCGATGCTCGAGCTGACCGACCATGCTCCGTTGCGGCTGCGCGAACGGGTCCGTGCGCTGGCGTGGATCCGGGGCCTGCTGCGCCCGGTGCCCGACCGCGAGATCGCGATACTGCTCGACCGGATCGCGGCGGTCGACCCGAACCCCGCTCTGCTCCAGGTCGTCTCGCCTCGCTCGGCATCCCACTCCCGCGATATCGGTGCACCGGACAGCAGTGACTCCGACGTCGACTACGCGCTGTTGCGGTTGACGCCCGAGTCGGCGGTGCTGGCCGACGCCACCGGCGCCGAGGCGGTCGACGTGCATGAGCTGCTGGCAGCGCGCCCCGACCCGTTCTGCGCGATCGAGGCACATTGGCTGCAGCACCTGGACTCGGCACACCCCGACATGGTGGCCCGGCTCGCCGCCGCCAAACTGCCGCCGCAGCTGCGGCGCGGACAGGCCCGCCCGCTGGCGGTAGACCGCTACGGCATGTGGCTGCGGGTGGAGGCCCCCGAGGGAGACCGCGACGTCCGGCTGAGCTTCCCGCGGCCGGTCGAGGATGTGCTCAGCCTGAACCGGGCGGTGCGCGCACTGATGGGCTGCCCGTTTCTCAACGGCCTGCAGGCCCGACGCCAGGAGCAGTAG
- a CDS encoding histidine phosphatase family protein, producing MSGRLVLLRHGQSYGNVDRRLDTRPPGSELTPLGRDQARAFAAGGTHRPMLVAHSVATRAVQTAAEISGRLGVTARALEGIHEVQAGSLENRSDDDAIAEFNAIYQRWHSGEPGVALPGGESAEQVLDRYLPVVTELRMRYLDDEDWTGDIVVVSHGAAIRLAAATLAGVDGSFVLENHLENATAVVLAPITDGRWSCVQWGSLTPPFYPEPHPDPVGDALRSDTDPMG from the coding sequence ATGAGCGGGCGGCTGGTGCTGCTGCGCCACGGCCAGTCCTACGGCAACGTCGACCGTCGGCTCGACACCCGCCCGCCCGGTTCGGAACTGACACCGTTGGGCCGGGACCAGGCCCGGGCATTCGCGGCGGGCGGCACGCACCGTCCGATGCTGGTCGCCCATTCGGTGGCCACCCGCGCAGTCCAGACCGCCGCCGAGATCAGCGGCCGGCTCGGCGTGACCGCCCGCGCACTCGAAGGCATCCACGAGGTGCAGGCCGGTTCGCTGGAGAACCGCAGTGACGACGACGCGATCGCCGAGTTCAACGCGATCTACCAACGCTGGCACTCCGGCGAGCCCGGAGTCGCATTGCCCGGCGGCGAGTCGGCCGAGCAGGTGCTCGACCGCTACTTACCGGTGGTCACCGAGCTGCGGATGCGTTACCTCGACGATGAGGACTGGACCGGGGACATCGTCGTGGTCAGCCACGGCGCGGCGATCCGCCTGGCGGCAGCGACGCTGGCGGGCGTGGACGGCAGCTTCGTGCTGGAGAACCATTTGGAGAACGCCACCGCCGTGGTGTTGGCGCCGATCACCGACGGCCGCTGGAGCTGCGTGCAGTGGGGCTCGTTGACGCCGCCGTTCTATCCCGAACCGCACCCGGACCCGGTCGGCGACGCGTTGCGGTCCGACACCGACCCGATGGGCTAG
- a CDS encoding septum formation family protein → MSQAADQENPPATRVSWRRTLPAAPTRRGLVLTALGGLLIAGLITVVPVLGDGPGGLLGHLKAEPAPGAGGKGAGPGLGLGTVKGNEAIDHAVAGDCLNWPENDLDAATIVSCADEHKFEVAGPVDMKMFPGAEYGPDAPPPSMARIEQITQEQCESSVRRYLGAKFDPHSKFVASMLWAGERAWRQHGERRMLCGLQLPGVGGRQTAFVGKVADIDQSKVWPPGTCLGIDPATNQPNDVPVDCAAPHTKEVTGTVNLAERFPDALPPEAEQDAFIKESCTRLTDAYLDPVQLRDTTLTLTYATVSLPSWSAGSREVACSLGATLGNGGWAALINSARGSLLINGQPPVPPPSIPAERLNQLPAGSQPR, encoded by the coding sequence ATGTCACAGGCAGCCGACCAGGAGAATCCACCCGCAACGCGGGTGTCTTGGCGGCGCACGCTCCCAGCCGCCCCGACGCGCCGCGGCCTGGTGCTGACCGCGCTGGGCGGTCTGCTGATCGCCGGCTTGATCACGGTCGTCCCGGTCCTCGGCGACGGCCCGGGCGGGCTGCTGGGCCATCTGAAGGCCGAGCCGGCGCCGGGGGCGGGCGGCAAAGGCGCCGGGCCGGGGCTGGGCCTCGGCACGGTCAAGGGCAACGAGGCGATCGACCACGCGGTTGCCGGCGACTGCCTGAACTGGCCGGAGAACGACCTGGACGCAGCGACGATCGTCAGCTGCGCCGACGAGCACAAGTTCGAGGTGGCCGGCCCGGTGGACATGAAGATGTTCCCGGGCGCCGAGTACGGGCCCGACGCCCCACCGCCGTCGATGGCCCGCATCGAGCAGATCACCCAGGAACAGTGCGAGTCGTCGGTGCGCCGCTACCTCGGCGCCAAGTTCGACCCGCACAGCAAGTTCGTGGCCAGCATGCTGTGGGCCGGCGAACGCGCCTGGCGCCAGCACGGTGAGCGCCGGATGTTGTGCGGCCTGCAACTGCCGGGCGTGGGCGGGCGGCAGACCGCGTTCGTCGGCAAGGTCGCCGACATCGACCAGTCCAAGGTCTGGCCGCCGGGCACCTGCCTGGGCATCGACCCGGCCACCAACCAGCCCAATGATGTTCCGGTCGACTGCGCCGCGCCGCATACCAAGGAGGTCACCGGCACGGTCAATCTGGCCGAGCGGTTCCCCGACGCGCTGCCGCCCGAGGCCGAGCAGGATGCGTTCATCAAAGAGTCCTGCACCCGGCTCACCGACGCCTACCTGGACCCGGTACAGCTGCGGGACACGACGCTGACGTTGACCTACGCCACCGTCTCCCTGCCCAGCTGGTCGGCGGGCAGCCGCGAGGTGGCCTGCAGCCTCGGCGCCACGCTGGGCAACGGCGGCTGGGCGGCGCTGATCAACAGTGCCCGCGGATCGCTGCTGATCAACGGTCAGCCCCCGGTCCCGCCGCCGTCGATCCCCGCGGAGCGGCTGAACCAACTGCCCGCCGGTAGCCAGCCGCGGTGA
- the serS gene encoding serine--tRNA ligase, with amino-acid sequence MIDLKLLREDPDRVRRSQVGRGEDPAQVDALLAADTARRAAIAAADSLRAEQKTASRSVGAASPEERPALLARAKELAEQVKAAETARDEAETTFTASHMAIANVVIDGVPSGGEDDFAVLDVVGAPPAIENPRDHLELGEALGLIDMGRGAKVSGSRFYFLTGRGALLQLGLLQLAVRLAVDNGFTPMITPSLVRPEVMSGTGFLGAHADEVYRLEADDLYLVGTSEVPLAGYHSDEILDLSGGPLRYAGWSSCFRREAGSYGKDTRGIIRVHQFDKVEGFVYCRPEDAEAEHDRLLGWQREMLARIEVPYRVIDVAAGDLGSSAARKFDCEAWVPSQSTYRELTSTSNCTTFQARRLATRYRDENGKPQIAATLNGTLATTRWLVAILENHQQPDGSVRVPQALVPYVGVDVLEPR; translated from the coding sequence GTGATCGACCTGAAGCTGCTGCGTGAAGATCCCGACCGTGTCCGCCGCTCCCAGGTGGGTCGCGGCGAGGACCCGGCCCAGGTGGACGCCCTGCTGGCCGCCGACACCGCACGCCGCGCCGCGATCGCGGCCGCCGACTCGCTGCGCGCCGAACAGAAGACGGCCAGCCGGTCGGTCGGGGCGGCATCGCCCGAGGAACGCCCCGCCCTGCTGGCGCGCGCCAAGGAGCTGGCCGAGCAGGTCAAGGCCGCCGAGACCGCCCGGGACGAGGCGGAGACGACTTTCACCGCGTCGCACATGGCGATCGCCAACGTGGTGATCGACGGGGTGCCCTCGGGCGGCGAGGACGACTTTGCGGTGCTGGACGTGGTCGGCGCGCCGCCGGCGATCGAGAACCCGCGGGACCACCTCGAGCTCGGCGAGGCGCTGGGCCTGATCGACATGGGGCGCGGCGCCAAGGTCTCCGGCTCGCGGTTCTACTTCCTGACCGGCCGCGGCGCGCTGCTGCAGCTGGGCCTGCTGCAGCTGGCCGTGCGACTGGCCGTCGACAACGGGTTCACCCCGATGATCACCCCGTCGCTGGTTCGTCCTGAAGTCATGTCCGGCACGGGATTTCTGGGTGCGCACGCCGACGAGGTGTATCGGCTCGAGGCCGACGATCTCTACCTGGTGGGCACCTCCGAGGTGCCGCTGGCCGGCTACCACTCCGACGAGATCCTGGACCTGTCGGGCGGGCCGCTGCGCTACGCCGGGTGGTCGTCGTGCTTCCGCCGGGAGGCCGGCAGCTACGGCAAGGACACCCGCGGCATCATCCGGGTGCACCAGTTCGACAAGGTCGAGGGGTTCGTCTACTGCCGGCCCGAGGACGCCGAAGCCGAACACGACCGGCTGCTCGGCTGGCAGCGCGAGATGCTGGCCCGTATCGAGGTCCCCTACCGGGTGATCGACGTCGCCGCAGGCGATCTCGGGTCCTCGGCCGCCCGCAAATTCGACTGTGAGGCATGGGTGCCCTCCCAGAGCACCTACCGGGAGTTGACGTCGACGTCGAACTGCACCACGTTCCAGGCCCGCAGGCTGGCGACCCGCTACCGGGACGAGAACGGCAAGCCGCAGATCGCGGCCACGTTGAATGGCACCCTGGCCACGACCCGGTGGCTGGTGGCGATTCTGGAGAACCACCAGCAGCCCGACGGCAGTGTGCGGGTGCCGCAGGCGCTGGTGCCCTACGTCGGCGTAGACGTGTTGGAGCCTCGTTAG
- a CDS encoding cellulase family glycosylhydrolase, whose protein sequence is MTPLAPAPVASAEGFDDVFDLALAPFADATTGGLDWDAVFSPAAWNAFFDPAHWDDVLAGAAVASPGFVLPDPTTLMNNWVYTPLYTGIDWLVNSSWTAPIVDGANQVSEALGLGLMLGDGAAGTAESAAGGAGGWLFGDGGAGWDNTEVNGVGGAGGAAGFFGNGGAGGDGGEGGAGGVGGAGGWYMGVGGAGGAGGDGVNGGIGGAGGAGIGWMLGIGGAGGDGGDGSHLGGNGGDGGNGSMWFGSGGDGGDAGNGVYQSQGDLPALGGAGGLAGSMGTHGAVGHFGTLEGAPARAAAELGTAGNWIVDIDGRVVILQGVNQVYKSPPLTPGGDGFGDDDAAFLAANGFTAVRLGVYWSEIEPQPGVYDFAYLESVKDTIETLKAHGIVSVIDMHQDLYNEQIGGHGAPDWATLFNPSDNDTSFAFPFAYALNPAQNQAWDAFWTNQKVDDIGLQNSYARMWQTVADYLGGTPGVAGYEIMNEPWPGSPWLTSFLGFPSFDRETLTPFYDQVTSAIRSVDSTTTVYYEPNVLFGNATAGTNLGPVDDDNTVFAFHDYCIFDALGGGTATGCSLWDGMMMEGAQRYIDRYDVPAVVTEFGATHNVPTIVSQLNSINPHMFGWLYWGYTNEAGSLVHDTNLPPTGDNVDEPIVAALAQPYPQVIAGVPNAWSFSNGVFSFSYSTAMADGSGSFGAGSETKISIPEIQFPNGYQVSVTGGHVVSAANASVLVIESNAGAGTISVTVNPSQPSA, encoded by the coding sequence ATGACCCCGTTGGCCCCGGCGCCGGTGGCGTCGGCCGAGGGCTTCGACGACGTGTTCGACCTGGCGCTGGCGCCGTTTGCGGATGCGACTACGGGCGGGCTGGACTGGGATGCGGTGTTCAGTCCGGCGGCATGGAACGCGTTTTTCGACCCGGCCCACTGGGATGACGTGCTGGCTGGGGCAGCGGTGGCGTCGCCGGGCTTCGTCCTCCCGGACCCGACGACGTTGATGAACAACTGGGTCTACACCCCGCTGTACACCGGTATCGATTGGCTGGTCAACAGCTCCTGGACGGCACCGATCGTCGACGGGGCCAACCAGGTCAGCGAGGCGCTGGGGCTGGGCCTGATGCTCGGCGACGGCGCGGCCGGTACGGCGGAGTCGGCCGCTGGTGGCGCGGGCGGCTGGTTGTTCGGTGATGGCGGGGCCGGCTGGGACAACACCGAGGTCAACGGCGTCGGCGGTGCCGGGGGCGCGGCCGGGTTCTTCGGCAACGGCGGCGCCGGTGGCGACGGCGGCGAGGGCGGTGCCGGTGGTGTCGGCGGGGCCGGCGGTTGGTACATGGGTGTGGGCGGCGCCGGCGGTGCCGGCGGCGACGGCGTGAACGGTGGCATCGGTGGCGCCGGCGGCGCCGGGATCGGGTGGATGCTGGGCATCGGCGGTGCCGGGGGCGACGGTGGCGACGGCAGTCACCTCGGCGGCAACGGCGGTGACGGCGGCAACGGCTCGATGTGGTTCGGCAGCGGCGGTGACGGCGGAGATGCCGGCAACGGCGTCTACCAAAGTCAGGGCGACCTGCCGGCCCTGGGCGGGGCCGGCGGCCTCGCCGGCTCGATGGGCACCCACGGCGCGGTGGGCCACTTCGGCACGCTGGAGGGCGCCCCGGCAAGGGCTGCGGCAGAACTCGGCACCGCCGGCAATTGGATCGTCGACATCGACGGCCGGGTGGTCATCCTGCAGGGCGTCAACCAGGTGTACAAGTCGCCTCCGCTCACACCCGGCGGCGACGGCTTCGGCGACGACGACGCCGCATTCCTGGCCGCCAACGGCTTCACCGCGGTGCGGCTGGGGGTCTACTGGTCGGAGATCGAGCCGCAGCCCGGGGTGTACGACTTCGCTTACCTGGAGTCGGTCAAGGACACCATCGAGACTCTCAAGGCGCACGGCATCGTCAGCGTCATCGACATGCACCAGGACCTCTACAACGAGCAGATCGGTGGCCACGGCGCCCCGGACTGGGCCACCCTGTTCAACCCGAGCGACAACGACACCAGCTTCGCGTTCCCGTTCGCCTACGCCCTCAACCCCGCGCAGAACCAGGCCTGGGATGCGTTCTGGACCAACCAGAAGGTGGACGACATCGGGCTGCAGAACTCCTACGCCCGGATGTGGCAGACCGTCGCCGACTACCTGGGCGGCACCCCCGGCGTGGCCGGCTACGAGATCATGAACGAGCCGTGGCCCGGCTCGCCGTGGCTGACCAGCTTCCTCGGCTTCCCCTCCTTCGACCGCGAGACGCTGACGCCGTTCTACGACCAGGTGACCTCGGCGATCCGGTCGGTCGACTCGACCACCACGGTGTACTACGAGCCGAATGTGCTGTTCGGCAACGCGACCGCGGGCACCAACCTGGGCCCGGTCGACGACGACAACACCGTGTTCGCATTCCACGACTACTGCATCTTCGACGCCCTGGGCGGTGGCACCGCCACCGGATGCTCGCTGTGGGACGGGATGATGATGGAAGGCGCTCAGCGCTACATCGACCGCTACGACGTTCCCGCGGTGGTCACCGAGTTCGGTGCCACCCACAACGTCCCCACCATCGTCAGCCAGCTGAACTCGATCAACCCGCACATGTTCGGTTGGCTGTACTGGGGCTACACCAACGAGGCGGGCTCGCTGGTGCACGACACCAACCTGCCGCCGACTGGCGACAACGTCGACGAGCCCATCGTGGCGGCGCTGGCCCAGCCGTACCCGCAGGTGATCGCCGGAGTCCCGAACGCGTGGTCGTTCTCTAACGGAGTCTTCTCATTCAGCTACTCCACGGCGATGGCCGACGGCTCGGGCAGCTTCGGCGCCGGTTCGGAGACCAAGATCTCCATCCCGGAGATCCAGTTCCCGAACGGCTACCAGGTCAGTGTCACCGGCGGCCACGTCGTCTCGGCGGCCAACGCCTCGGTGCTGGTGATCGAGTCCAACGCCGGCGCCGGCACCATCAGCGTTACGGTGAACCCGAGTCAGCCGAGCGCCTAG